CCATCCCCTCGGAGCGTTTTTGTTAACCCTAGGGGCGATTTTTTATCTCCTCGGTTCCTCTGTTTGGGTTAGTATGTCTTTCCCGATTATTTTAGCGGGGATCTGTCTCTGGTTAAAAGGAACGGAAGGTTTTAAATTACAGGGATTTCCCCTACTTTTAACAGCTTTAGCGACTCCTAATCCTATCCCCTACCTGATTACTCCCTATACCCTACCCCTACAGATTTTTATTGCCGCTTGCGCTGGTTTTATTCTCCAGCAAGCAGGCTTAGATGTCTCCGTTGACGGTATCTATGTAGCGGTAGAAGGTCGGATGGTGGAAGTCGCTCCCTACTGTGCGGGACTAAAAATGTTATTCACCAGTCTTTACGTCACGCTGCTGCTGCTCCATTGGACAGATACCATCGAAAACGGTCGTAAAACGCGCTTTATGCTCCTCAGTGCCTTTGGAATTAGTGTCGGGGCTAATATTATTCGTAACGCGGTTTTAGCTTGGTTTCACGGCACAGGACAAGAGGAAAACTTTAAATTACTCCACGATAGCTGGGGGGGTGATTTGTACTCGGTCTTTATGTTATTACTCATCCTCTTGGTCTTCCAAATCATCCAGTATCGCGAGGCGGTCAGGAAACAGTCCCTGGCCCAAGAGGAACGTAACCAAGATGATTAGTCAAAAAACTCCGGACGAGGTAACTTTGGTGTTAGATAAAGTCAAAAAAAAGCTCCCGGGTAATTATTTACTGCTGTTGGGTTTGCTGCTGCTGTTGATTTTAGGCGGTATCTTGCCCAATTTAATTTCTGGCCATTGGTCTTGGCTGGAGCAACCGAGAATCGGTAATATTCAGAAAATGCGGCTCCTACAAGCATCGGGAATTGAGTTGTCTGACCTGAAAACCATCAACCAGCAGCAAGGAGAAATCGGTGAGGGAAAATGGTCGGTACAAGTGGTGGAAAGTCCTGATGGCAAGAGAATCACCGTACTTTTAAAGCCACAGATCTACTATAAAAACCAACCAGGATTAGAATGGTCAGATATCAGTTCGATTAGTCGTTGGAATCAGGGGGAAACAATCGAGCTATCAATTCCCAGCCAGTCGGGAGGAAAGGCGACGGCTCGATTCTATCGGGCTTGGACACAAAACACCTTTGCCGTGGTGCAGTGGTATGCTTGGCTAGGTGGTGGTCATTACGATCCCTCTGTTTGGTATTGGCTTGACCAATGGGCGCAATTAAAAAGACAGAGAGTACCCTGGATAGCCGTTTCCTTGGTGATTCCCTTAGACCCGACGAAAGAACTGCAAACTCTCACTCCCTTTGCTCTCAATCTCGCCGGGGAAGTGCAAAGTTACTTAGAACAAAATGTCTTAAGTCAATTAACTTCTCTCCCTCGGATCAAAAAAGAAAAGTAATTTTTCTGCCGCTAACCATCTCTTTGAAAAAACTAGCTCAAGGCACTTTTGTAGCCATTAATAGCTGCTTTGTTCCTTAAATCCCAGAAAATAAATTATCATCGTCAGAACCCAAAAATTGATAGATCTGTATGATTCCACCAATGCTCAACAAGTTTTCGCCAGTTAGTTTCTTCAGAACTGGGGTTATAGCCTTATCAGGGTTGAGTCTGACAGGGTTCTTATGGGTAATTCACTCCGAGAGCCTCAAGGCCCAGGGTCCTTTGTCCATACCCCAGACTCAACCGGGAGCCTGGTTGGAATTTTTGCCCCCCGAACCGCCTAATCCCACCTTTCCTGAAAACACGATTCCCCCCACTGGCTACAGTCCACCGGTTTACTCTCCCAATAATCGCCAATCCCGACAAATTCAGGCCTATCGACTCGATATCGGCGATCAAATCAGTGTCTCGGTTCCCGATTTTCCCGAATTTAATTCCGCAGGTCCTGTGGATCCGGATGGTAATTTTCTGGTGCCGATTTTAGGGCGTATTCCGGTGCTGGGCTTGACTTTAGACGAAGTGCAAACTAAGATCCGCCTCGAATTGGGGCGAAAATACTTGCGGGAGGAACCGGAAGTCATTGCTGTTTTAACCACTGCCCGTCCCGTCCAGTTGACCATTCTGGGAGAGGTACAGCGACCGGGGTTTTATAGTGTTGCTTCCAATACTTCCCTAGCACAGGTAATTTTGGCGGCGGGTGGTGGCACTCCCAGAGCCGATCTGCGTTCGATCCTTGTCCGTCGAGTTTTAGTCGATGGTACAGTATTAGAGGAGAAACTTGACCTTTATACTCCCTTAATTAAAGGCGAACGCTTGCCAGATCTGCGTCTGCAAGGGGGTGATGCCGTGATTGTTTCCAAGTTAGAAGTGGGCCAAGAAACGGGATATAATCGCACACTAGTGGCTAGAACCACCCTCGCCCAGCAGAATATCACCATCAGGGTTTTAGCTCCCTCAATTCCTTCGGGAATTGCCCTGAGAAATGTTTCGATTCCTAATGGCAGTACCTTCCTCGATGTGGTGGCCAGTTTACCGGTTTCCGATCGCCTGCGGATTAATGTCAATGAAGTGTCTCTGCTCCGTTTTGACAGTGCTAAAGGGGGAATTGTTAGTCAAACTTTGAGTCCGATAGCGGCAGTTAGGGGAGATATCTCCCAAAATGTTCCCCTAGAAGATCAAGACGTAATTATTGTCACCCGCACCCTATTAGGGAAAATTTTCGCCGCTTTTAATATTATTACCCAACCTATCCGGGATATTTCCAGTTTTACCAATACAATTCTCAACCTGAGCAATCAATTCGATGGCTCCCGATAATTGACGAGCAACCGGCTCCCCTCACTCCTTAACACAACTTCATCAGCTAGGATTTCAAGGCCGAGAATAACTCTTGACCGCTAGAATGTAAAAAATCTGGGGATATATTAAAAAGCTATGGCTGTACCAATTGTTAAACGATTTCTCATCTCGCTAGATCAGAACAAATTTGTCGGAATATTCGTCTTCCTCGTCTGTTTAGGCGGTTCTGCGATCTTTGCTCTCCTCCCCGATCCAGAGAAACCCCCCACCTTTTATCGGGCGGTGGGACAATTGGCCTATCGGGTGCCGCCGCCGGCTTTTACCAGTACGGGAAGCCAACTGCAAGAACAAGGGCGGGCTATCGATCGCGATTTACTGCTATCTCCCCGGGTATTGGTCAATACAGCCAAAAAATTGCAATTTAATCAAGAACAGATCGTTAAAATTCGCGATCAAGATTTAAAAATTACCTTCCCTGGTGAAGGGGAGGCACAAAACAATAATAACAATCGGCCGACAACAACCGACCAACCCCAAGAGATACTTTTAGAGTTAACGGCCGATTCCCGGGCCAAGGCGGAGTTAATTCTCGAAACCTTGATGAAGGAAATGGTGGAATACAGTCGCTGGCTTAATACTTCCCAGTTACGCGCCCGCATAGAAGCTCTTGGTGTCCGGCTTAACGAAGTCCAAAAAGATTTAACCAGAGCCGAAGAAAAGTTTTATCGCTACATTAGTACCCAGGGTTCGGATTTACTGGCCATTCAAGATGGGAGTTTATTCACCGCCATCACCAGTAGTCAACAGCAACAGCGAGAAATTCGCCTAGAACTGCAAGGCATTCAAGGACAAATTGATAGTCTAAGTGAACAACTCGATTTAACCCCCGATCAAGCCTACACCTCCTCAGCCCTTAGTGCCGACCCGATTATTGCCAGTATCCGAGCGCAGATCTTGGGCACGGAAGCCCAATTGGAGCGACTAGAGAAGGATTTACGTCCCGAACATCCCACCGTAGTTAAATTACGCAAAGAACAGCAGGTTAACGAATCTCTCTTACAAAAAAGAGCCGCCGAGGTGATCGGAAAAGATGGCGTTCTTACCGCTCTTCCCAGCAGTCGCATCCGTCAGCAAAGTAATCTCGATGCCACCCGTCAACAACTAGCGGCTCAATTAGTCACCCTGCAAACCCAGCGTCAGGGTTTAATGAAACAATTAGAATCCTTAGTGATTCAGGAAAAGCAATTACGCTCCCAATACGAGAAATTCCCCGATAAACAGCTACAGCAAGCTCGTTTAACCCAAGCCGTCGCCTTTCAACGGGGTATCTACGAGAATATTCTCAATTCTCTGGTAGATGCTCAGGCCGCAGAAGCGGAAACCGTGGGTAGTCTCACCGTCGCCCAACCGCCAGTTGCTGAACCGATCGAACAGGTGTTTAACCGCAAGAATCGTCTCTTGATTCTCTTGGCGGGTGCTGGTTTGGGAACCTTAGCAGGATTGGGTACAATCCTGCTGTTAGCAGTGATCGACGATCGCCTGCACAGTCCCCAAGAATTGCGGGAAGCTTTGGTTAGTCGAGATATCCTCCTCTTGGGACAGTTGCCCATTGTCCGCAATTTAGAGGGCGATGAAATCGATCCGATTCTCGCCGATGCTAATGCCAATTATCTCCCCTACTACGAACGTTTACGCAGTACCCTGCGACTTGTTGGCGGCGGCGAAACGGTGAAAGTGGTTGTTGTCACCAGCATTACTGGCGGAGAGGGGAAAACCGCCACTGCCTATAATCTGGCCATCGCTGCGGCTTTAGCGGGGCGACGGACTCTGTTAGTAGAAGGAGATCTGAGAAGTCTTTCCAAAGCTGAAAAAATCGGAGTCATTCCCGATCCTAATTCTTTCCGAGAACCCCTACTTTACTACGGGGCAAAAAGTAAATCGGTCCGTCTGGCCCCAAATATTGAAAACCTTTCCATTTTGCCTAGTCCCGGTCCGCAAAAACAAGCGGCAGCTATCATTGAATCGAGCGAATTACAATTAATTCTCAAAGATTCTCGCGGCCGTTTCGATCTGGTGATTGTCGATACTCCTTCTCTGTCTAGCTGTAATGATGCACTGCTCTTAGAAGAACTAGCGGATGGGATTATTCTGGTAACGCGCCAGGCGATCACTCGTTCTAGTCTCTTGAGTGAAGCAACTGATCAGTTAGCAGAAGCGGAGGTGAAAATTTTAGGGGCGGTGATTAACTACGTCGATATTACAATGACTCTCAACACCGCCGAACCAGAACTGCCAGCTTTGATAGTTCCCTCAACACAGGGACAAACAGAGGTGGAGGAAGTGAAAGTGGAGGTGTAAATGGGGTTAGATTTGACAAAATCTTCTGGCTCGATCGAATTGTGGTTCTTGCCAAGAAAAAGCAAAATGACTGATACCATCTATTGTGGGAAAAGCGATCCGAATCGCTTCCATTTGCACTTCTAAGGAGGGACGATTGTTATAGGGTTGTCCCCATAAACCCGCTAAAGCTGGGATAAGACGATTTTGATTTCCCCTGCTTGCCACTACTCTTTTGATCTGATTAACTACACAGGTGGTATCGTTACAATTAGCGTAGGACATGGGATGCCATTCTAGGGAAGCGGGAAAACTATCCCAAGCTTGTAAACGAGAATCAAAACCTTGATTACCCACAAGACGATTCCCATCAGGAAAAAACACTGCCCCAGCGGGAATTCCCTGACGTTCCACTAGGGCGGAAAAATAACTAATATAATCAATGACACCCTGGGCAGCATGGGCAACCGCTAGGAACCAAAGTTCTAATTTGAGGCGATCAAAACGGGTTTTAACTGATTGTTTCATCTCCTCCTCTAAAGGTATTCTTCCTTGCCAAAGAGGGGCGGTTTCTTGGGGATAAAGGAGGTCGGCTTCGACGATATCATCGGGGGAAATTTGCCCACGAGTCAGATAGCGATCGATTAAAAATTTGCCCTTATTATTCAATGCTCGATTAATGAAAGCTTGTCGGGATGCGGGACTAAAAATCCATAAATCTTTGACATCATCGGCAACGGAATCGACTCCTGTTCCCCTCGGATAGCGAATATAATCGAATAAAACTCCATCGGGACGACGTTGTAAAATGGCTTCTAGGAGAATTAAATAATCCTGTCGCGCTTGATTACTGTAGGGATCGACAAAAGTTTGGGATTGATCATCGACAAAAGAGGTGCTATCTTGTCCTTTACCATTGCGTGCTAACACCTCCTGTCGATCGGGTTTTAAACTATAAGCATAGCCAAAATTGAGGCTAAATAACCAAGCATAAACCTTTAAACCGCGTTTATGTCCCTGTTTGATCGCCTGTGCTAATAAATCGACATTTCCGGCACTGGGATTTTTAATGACGCTATCCCAAACGGTGGGATTATTGTTAGGAGGTAATAGGACTTGACCATCGGCAAAAACTTCCAGATAAACTGTATTATAACCTTTGGCCACGATGCGATCGAGGATACTTTCGATCGAGCCTGGACGGGTATCACAGGAGTAGAGACGTAACCAGATCGCCTGTTCCTGTAACCAATGTCGGGAACGACAAAAGCGCAATTGTTCAGCATATTTCTGTACTAAAATGTTATATTCTTGGGGGGAAGTTTGACGCAGATTTTCTTGTTGTTTGATTTCTGATTCGGACAGTTGACAATTATCATTGACAGCGAGGCTAGAGTTAATCCCTAGATGACTACTCCAGAGGATTGTAGCGAGGAAACAGGATAGAGATCGCAGACAATTAATTTTTTTTAACATAGTTGTTCACAGCGTTTGCTATTTTTTTATTGTTGGCATTTTCAGATAAATAGCCATTTTTCAGGAGAAAAGCGCTCAGGGCAGTGGGAAAGTCTGGATATTTGCCGATCGCCGTACTTTCGCCATGGATATCGAGACCCCAATCGGAGTTTTTATCGTAATTAGCGAGGAGAAATTGCCAAGCTTCTTCGTATTCTCCTAGTAGAATTTTTTGGGCTACATAACCGGCCAAAATGCCATTAACTTCGGCCTTTTCTTTTTTAGCTAACTGCAAGGCTTTCAACATTTCAGCTAAAGTTTTTATTAATTTTTGAGGATATTTTCTGGTGACATCTGCTAATTTACCCTGTTGAAAAGTATAAATTCTGGAGGGAGGAAAAGAGGCGGCGTAGGAACTAAAAGCATACAAAAAAGCATTATCAACGGTGACAAATTCGTAATTATTATCTCCATCTAAATCTTCAAAGGAACCTCCACTACCATCTAAAAACCCCGTTTCTTCTCTAATAAATTTATCTTTTTGCCAAGTATAAATTACCAAAGATGTGCAGCAGTGAGCGCCGCCGCTATAGGTAGAGACGATAATCTCATCGATGCCATTATTATCTAAATCTCTTAATTCAACATAGCCAGATCCAAAGGCACTATAACCACTATTTTGCTGATAAATTTGCTCGTTATAAAAGATTTGATAAGAAACATTATTAATATCAGAATTATCATCAACTCTCTCGTTTAGTTCGATGGGTTGATAGCTAACTTGTACCTTAATTTTCCCCGATCTAACCACTTGATTTGTGAGGGTTTGACTGGCATCAAAATCGAGTTTAGTCACGGCTAAACTCGCGGCTGCATTGCCCAAGAATTGAGATAATAAGCAGAAAATAAAGCAAGTTTTGCTAATATTCATCGGCCGATTCACAGAGAGATTAATTTCAGTGTATCTTACTTATTCCTCCCGACAATCAGCCGTGAACTTTCCGAGAAAAACTATCTATTCCAAGGTTTTAACGCTCAAAACTTGGGGGGGTGTGGCATCGGGGGGATAGAGAAAATCGAGATTAATGTCGCGTCTGGCTCCGGGGGGAAGTTCCACCTGTACTAAAGCTTCTCCCTGTTGTCCTTCCCGTTGAACGAGATGGAAAAAACGTTCCTCGGTGCGTCCCAGGGCGTTACGATAGGTAACGCGCACGGCCCCCCGGAAAAATACCGGTCCCTGGACGGGTTCAACAAATAACAAGCGATCGAGATAATTTTCTTCTTTAATTGGGGTTTGAATACTCAAAGCCACCACCTGGGTTTTGCTAGTGTTGTTATATAGAGGTAAAGTCAGATAGTAGTGAACACCGTAGTTACCGTGAGCTTTGAAAGCCGTATCGGGATAACGCACTAACATGGGGGCGCTTTGGATTTGTCTGGTTCCGAAAGTAGCTGCCGTCACCGTACTTAAAGGATAGGCAAAAGCTTGACCGGGTTGAGGAATGGTGAGATTAATTCCCCCTTTAGGATCGACAATGCGGGTTGCCCATTCCGAACCGACAGAAATTCCGGCGACGCGACCATAAAAATTTCTTCTTCCGGGGGACCATTGATCGGGGGGAGTGGGGGGAAAATCGCGAGGGGCGGCTAAATCACCTTTAACTAATAGGGTACGCCATTCTTCTAGGGTAGGGGGACGAAAGGTTTCTATTTCCCGATCTTCGATTTTGACTTTTTGGGGAACTTCGTAGAGGGCTAAATTGGCCATATAGACCGGTCCATCGCTGTAGAGACGTAGGAGGGTCGAGCGGGCGCTACTTCTGGGGATAACCAGATCGAAGAGCATCCGACTTTGGCCGGGGGGAATGACGATCTGGGTGGGAAATTGGGTATCATGGCGACGACGCATGATATCGCTGGCTAAACGGGAACCGGGACCAGAAAAAACCCGGCCGTTGGGATCTTCCACCAGAGAGGGTAAATCGACAAAAGGGGCATCAGCGGAGGTGACGTAACTGACTCCTTGCAGGATGCGGATAACGAGGTTTCTGGAGGTGGGATTAGTAACGATCAGGCCCTGGTGTAAGTCGCGATCGGGATCGGTTTGACGGGCGATGTGGTGGGTGAAAACGTCAAAACGTCCTTGTAGGGGATGATTGAGATGGGCTACGGGATAACGTTTTCCTTTGCCGGGGAAAGTGGAGAGGAGAATTCCCTCTTTTTCTACGACTTCGGGACTATTGCTATTAAAAACCAGCACATCATTCAGTTGACCGGGCAACTGACGCACTTCTTGATATTGGGTGACTAATTTCCTCTCTATCTGGGGCAAGACCGAGGCGGACTGAGCTAAAAGAATAGTGGGTAAGAAAGAAAGCATAGAGATTCTATATTTATAGGATCTAATTAAGGGTGAGTCGATGGAGAGATGAAGTTATACAACAATATAAGCGAGTGTGTCCGTGCGATCGATAAAGAATCTTAATATATTTTTCAGGTTTGAGCAAGCCATGTCAGGGGTGATGTGAGCTAGGGGCGGTTTTCTGGGTGAGCAAGGGAGAATACCCCTTGCTATTGCCGATGTTAACGGTTAAGTTGAGAATGACCCATAACTGCTCACCCTAGCTTTAAATTTCGCCGCGAATTTCTTCGACTATGCCATCTCTAAGGACGAGTTCTACATTCATTTTTGCTACTAAGTTATCGCCTTTTTCGACGCGGAAAAAGCTTTCTAATTGTGCTTGGGCGACTTCTTGATTGAGTTCCAAGAGTTGTACCTGTTGCAGTTGTTGCAGATACTGGTTTTTTTGTTCGAGAAACTCACTTTTCTGTTGATTGACTTGAATTTGAATATTGTCAATCTGTTGGGCAGCCGCGGGGGGTAAGGGGATCAGACTCTGACGCTGAATTTCGGCGATCGCTCTTTGTCCTTGGCTTTCTAATTGTTGAATTTGTGCGTCAATTTGAGCCATTTGTGCTTGTAATTGCTGTTGTGCTTCTTCTTTCCAGCGCGGAGTCACGATGACTTTAATTGTCACTGGGCGCTTAAGTAATAAACTGGTTTGTGCGTCATCCATGATTTGCTTATCCTAAAAAGGTTTTTTTGTCAAGGGGTTAGGGAATATTTGCCGGAAATATTTACTTGGCAAACATCTCGTTAATCATATCGCGATAGCGTTGCGTTACTACCGGTCGTTTAATCTTTAAAGTTTGGGTCATCATGCCGTTTTCTAGGGAAAAAGGCTCTAAAATTAACTCAAAGGTTTTAATCTGGTCATCGGCACGATAACCGGGCCGATTTCTTACCTCGCGCTTTAATTCTTGTTGGTAGAGATCTAAGACTTTTTTGCTGTAGAGATCGCTAGAAAGAATCCTGGAGCGATCACTGTGAAGATCGGGTAAATTTAAGGATATTTTCTCTTCTTGGGCCCAATTGGCCAGTATATCAAGATTAGGCACGATCAAAGCCCCCAAAGCTTTTTGATCCTGTCCCACTAGCATGATTTGGGAGATAAAGGGACTGCGTAAACAAGCATCTTCAATCGGTTGCGGTTCGATATTTTCACCATTGCTCAAAACAATTGTATCTTTAGCCCGTCCGGTTAAGACTAAATCGCCGGCAGCAGTTAACCAACCAATATCACCGCTATCAAACCAACCATCGGGAGAAATCGCTTTTTCGGTTGCTTCGGGTTTTTTATAGTATCCCTGCATCACCTGCGGACCACGAATCAAAACTAAACCGTGTTTTTCCGTCGGTAAGACTTCTTTGCTGTGTAAATCGACAATACAGATTTCTGTCTGAAAGACGGGACGACCGGCAGACCCGCGCAGGTTATGATCGATACGACGGACGGTAGCCACAGGAGAAGTTTCTGTTAGTCCATAACCAACTAAAATCGGGATTCCCGCAATCTCATAGAAAGTATCTAGATGTCTGGCTAAGGAACCACCGCCACTAACGAAGATTTTAACTTTATTTCCCACTGCTTGGCGAATTTTGCCATAAACTAGCTTATCACCGATGGCATGGAGGGGATAGAGTAAGAGGGATTGAATTCTTGCTTTTAGTCTTTCTCCGGGGGAAGCGTGAAGATGATCTAGACTGAGATTATCAGCGATACGTTTAGCAATAACGTAATTTTCCGACTTTTCTAGCAAAAATTGCACTAATTTCTGTTTTGTGGCCGATTGTTCGCTAAATTGTTTTTGGATACCCTCGTAAAGAGATTCCCAAAGACGGGGAACTCCCACCATTAATTGCGGACTAAATTGCTTTAAATCCTGCTTAAAAGTGCGAATACTGGTGTAAATCTGGGTGCAACCTTGAGCTAGACTGAAATACTCACAACTGCGCTCGTAGGAATGCCATGAAGGTAGTATACTTAAAACTCGATCGCCTGGATCCGGTTGAAAGATAGCGTTTAAGTTGCGTACCTGATGCAGGAGATTACCATGACTTAACATCACCCCTTTGGGTTGTCCCGTCGTTCCCGATGTGTAGATGAGGGTAGCCAGATCATTTTCGCTCTTGGTGATGGGTTTAAGGGTGTTCTCAGCCCCGATCGCCATTAGTTGCTTGAAATTTAAGGTCTGCACGGAAATCGCTCCAGTAGCCGGTTCTTCGTCGGTGAGCAGCACGATTAATTTTAGGGGCAATTCAGGGATTTTCGCCAGCAATTTCCCTAAAGTTTTGTTATTTTCGACAATCAGCGTCTGACTGTCACTATCGGCCAGAATATAGGCTAATTCCTCTGCATCTGCTTGAGCAGATCGTACCGCATTGGCGGCCCCGGCTGCCATGGAACCTTGGTCGGCAATAAACCACCGGGGACTATTATCGGCAAATAAAGCGACATTTTCGGTTTCTGTGACTCCTAATGCTTGCAAAGCGGCGGCAAATTGCTGAATTTGTTGATAAAGTTCCCGATAGGTGAGAATTACTTCCGGTTTACCGTGGGGATCGTGCAGGGCGATAATATTAGGGAAACGCTGGGCCACTATTGACCAAACTTCGGGTAAAGATTGAATATTTGAATAGTCAATTAGGGTTGTCATAGCAGTAGTTATAGAGAGTTACAAGGGTAATAGCATATAGATTAACCATTCTAGGCTCTTTTTGCTGGTTCTCCTAGACAGTATTTCAACAGGTATCTAGTCCTGCAAAGTTAATTTCCTAGTCGAGACTGGGAGAGTGGAGACTTTTCGGTTATCGGTGAACAGTGAACAGTAATCAGGGAATGTTACTGTTACTTAATACTGCTTACTGATTACGGAAAAGACTAACGGCTTAGATGTATAATTAATTTTGCCTAGGTAAGTGGTTCTAATTAAGTAGAAGATAGATTTTGCCTCTGATCCCCCCCACCCCTAGTAGGGTTGATTCATGAATCAACCCTACCCCTTAATAAGGGGGGTGCCGACAATTTTTAACACCTACCTGCTTAGGTACTTAATAAAGTTGTGATTAGGAGAAAAAACGATGATTGCTTTATCTAACTATAATAATCTCACTCCAGAAGAATATCTTCAGTTTGAAGAAACCAGTCTCATTAAACATGAATATATCGATGGACAAGTTTACGCCATGGCAGGGACGACGGATACTCATAATATTATCGGACTCAATTTCACTTTTATTATTCGTAATCATTTGCGGGGTTCTGGTTGTCGAGTTTATTTTGCCGATGTGAAAGTCAGATTAGAGAAACGTAATCACTTTTATTATCCTGATATTATTGTCACCTGCGATAACAGAGATAGAGAAACCGCTACCTACAAAAGTTTTCCTAAATTGATTGTTGAAGTTCTCTCCGATTCTACAGAAGCTTTTGACAGGGGGGATAAATTTAATGATTATCAAACTCTAGAAAGTTTAGAGGAATATGTCTTAGTGAATAGTAAACACCAACGAGTGGAAACTTTTCGACGGGGTGAACAGGGTTTATGGATTCTGCAAACCTATCAGCAAGAAAGTTTTAGTTTACAGAGTATTAATCTGACGGCATCTTTTCGGGATTTATACGGGGATGTCACCCTAGAAACGGTTAATTATTCCGTGGAAGAAATAGAATAAATCATTGTTTTTTACCGGGGGGAATAAAACGGATTTCAATTCTGCGTCTGCTTGCATCTGCGTCACGATTAACCGCAGCTAAGTTACCCGATGGTAGGTATAACTGTCCTGCGGAAAAAGCTCGAAATTTGACGTTTTTGAGTTTACCTGTGTTTTCGATTTCTTGGACTACTGCTAAAGCTCGCATTAATCCTAAATCAGTGTTAGAACCGGGTACTAGCATTTTAACAGATTGTTTTCTGCTGGCAACCGATTCGATATTTTTATCGAGATTACTTGTCTTCTGTATTCCTTGTCCGTCGGTGTGTCCAATTACTTGAATAAAGTCGATTTCTCTGTCTTTGGTAATGGTTTCGATAGCGGGAATAATGCGCTGACGAATATGGGTTTTTAAAGCAGGGTTTAATTCAGCACTTCCCGACTGAAATTTAAATTTTCCTGATTTTTCATCGATAACTATGGGGGTTGCTGTTTGCAGTTTTCGGTTAGCTTCCTCCAGTTTGCTGATGAGATTATAGGACTGAAAAAGTGCCAAGAGGAGAAATAAACTCAGAATCATGAAAGCATTGGACATTAAATCGGTAAATGCGGGATAAACATCCACCGATTTATCTTCATCTCGGTAGTAGGTACGTCTAGACATAGTTACTTATATGTTGGTGAAGTTATTCAAATAGGGTGTTAATGTCATCCAGAACATCTTTTTGAGGAGGATTAGGGATTGTCTCACAAAGTTTTTCTATCTTATCCTTTAAGTTAGAAAATTCAGACTGAACATCTTTTTGAGTAGGATTAGGGATTGTCTCAAAAAGGTTTTTAAGTTCTTCCAACTTCTTATTTAACTTATAAATGTCATCCTGAACATCTTTTTGAGGAGGATTAGGGATTGTCTCAAAAAGTTCTTTAAGTTCTTCCATCTTATTATTTAAGTTAGAAAAGTCAGAACGCATATCGTTAATTTTCTCCAGTTCTGCTAAACATTTTTGAATTTCTCCATAAATATGTTCAATCATTTTCTGATTCGATTTATTTTCCTTAGCGATAACTTTCTCTAACTTATCTCGCAAAGATTCTAAGTTAGCAGTTAATTGACTGGTGTTGGTGTTCACCGCATCAATTACTTGAGAAAAATCTGATTTAAGGCTGCCAAA
This portion of the Microcystis aeruginosa NIES-2549 genome encodes:
- a CDS encoding family 10 glycosylhydrolase, with product MLKKINCLRSLSCFLATILWSSHLGINSSLAVNDNCQLSESEIKQQENLRQTSPQEYNILVQKYAEQLRFCRSRHWLQEQAIWLRLYSCDTRPGSIESILDRIVAKGYNTVYLEVFADGQVLLPPNNNPTVWDSVIKNPSAGNVDLLAQAIKQGHKRGLKVYAWLFSLNFGYAYSLKPDRQEVLARNGKGQDSTSFVDDQSQTFVDPYSNQARQDYLILLEAILQRRPDGVLFDYIRYPRGTGVDSVADDVKDLWIFSPASRQAFINRALNNKGKFLIDRYLTRGQISPDDIVEADLLYPQETAPLWQGRIPLEEEMKQSVKTRFDRLKLELWFLAVAHAAQGVIDYISYFSALVERQGIPAGAVFFPDGNRLVGNQGFDSRLQAWDSFPASLEWHPMSYANCNDTTCVVNQIKRVVASRGNQNRLIPALAGLWGQPYNNRPSLEVQMEAIRIAFPTIDGISHFAFSWQEPQFDRARRFCQI
- a CDS encoding DUF3370 domain-containing protein: MLSFLPTILLAQSASVLPQIERKLVTQYQEVRQLPGQLNDVLVFNSNSPEVVEKEGILLSTFPGKGKRYPVAHLNHPLQGRFDVFTHHIARQTDPDRDLHQGLIVTNPTSRNLVIRILQGVSYVTSADAPFVDLPSLVEDPNGRVFSGPGSRLASDIMRRRHDTQFPTQIVIPPGQSRMLFDLVIPRSSARSTLLRLYSDGPVYMANLALYEVPQKVKIEDREIETFRPPTLEEWRTLLVKGDLAAPRDFPPTPPDQWSPGRRNFYGRVAGISVGSEWATRIVDPKGGINLTIPQPGQAFAYPLSTVTAATFGTRQIQSAPMLVRYPDTAFKAHGNYGVHYYLTLPLYNNTSKTQVVALSIQTPIKEENYLDRLLFVEPVQGPVFFRGAVRVTYRNALGRTEERFFHLVQREGQQGEALVQVELPPGARRDINLDFLYPPDATPPQVLSVKTLE
- a CDS encoding YlqD family protein, with translation MDDAQTSLLLKRPVTIKVIVTPRWKEEAQQQLQAQMAQIDAQIQQLESQGQRAIAEIQRQSLIPLPPAAAQQIDNIQIQVNQQKSEFLEQKNQYLQQLQQVQLLELNQEVAQAQLESFFRVEKGDNLVAKMNVELVLRDGIVEEIRGEI
- a CDS encoding long-chain fatty acid--CoA ligase, with product MTTLIDYSNIQSLPEVWSIVAQRFPNIIALHDPHGKPEVILTYRELYQQIQQFAAALQALGVTETENVALFADNSPRWFIADQGSMAAGAANAVRSAQADAEELAYILADSDSQTLIVENNKTLGKLLAKIPELPLKLIVLLTDEEPATGAISVQTLNFKQLMAIGAENTLKPITKSENDLATLIYTSGTTGQPKGVMLSHGNLLHQVRNLNAIFQPDPGDRVLSILPSWHSYERSCEYFSLAQGCTQIYTSIRTFKQDLKQFSPQLMVGVPRLWESLYEGIQKQFSEQSATKQKLVQFLLEKSENYVIAKRIADNLSLDHLHASPGERLKARIQSLLLYPLHAIGDKLVYGKIRQAVGNKVKIFVSGGGSLARHLDTFYEIAGIPILVGYGLTETSPVATVRRIDHNLRGSAGRPVFQTEICIVDLHSKEVLPTEKHGLVLIRGPQVMQGYYKKPEATEKAISPDGWFDSGDIGWLTAAGDLVLTGRAKDTIVLSNGENIEPQPIEDACLRSPFISQIMLVGQDQKALGALIVPNLDILANWAQEEKISLNLPDLHSDRSRILSSDLYSKKVLDLYQQELKREVRNRPGYRADDQIKTFELILEPFSLENGMMTQTLKIKRPVVTQRYRDMINEMFAK
- a CDS encoding Uma2 family endonuclease, which encodes MIALSNYNNLTPEEYLQFEETSLIKHEYIDGQVYAMAGTTDTHNIIGLNFTFIIRNHLRGSGCRVYFADVKVRLEKRNHFYYPDIIVTCDNRDRETATYKSFPKLIVEVLSDSTEAFDRGDKFNDYQTLESLEEYVLVNSKHQRVETFRRGEQGLWILQTYQQESFSLQSINLTASFRDLYGDVTLETVNYSVEEIE
- a CDS encoding OmpA family protein; this encodes MSRRTYYRDEDKSVDVYPAFTDLMSNAFMILSLFLLLALFQSYNLISKLEEANRKLQTATPIVIDEKSGKFKFQSGSAELNPALKTHIRQRIIPAIETITKDREIDFIQVIGHTDGQGIQKTSNLDKNIESVASRKQSVKMLVPGSNTDLGLMRALAVVQEIENTGKLKNVKFRAFSAGQLYLPSGNLAAVNRDADASRRRIEIRFIPPGKKQ